A segment of the Crassostrea angulata isolate pt1a10 chromosome 10, ASM2561291v2, whole genome shotgun sequence genome:
CCTGGATTTGATTTGGaggaaatttatttcaatttgatgcTGGCTATTTCATTATAAATCATCTATTTCATCAAACAAACTTAAGAGTTGGCAGAGATACATGTCCAAGCCAAATAGAAGTTggatttttattgaatttttaaaagacagTTCCAATGAAGTTGAAAACAATTTATGCATCTTTTCCTCCACACCCTAGAAAACTAGATTAAGCAGAGTAAGTGTACAAGTAAATGTTGTGAGATATACAGTACTATATCTGAAGTCTCTGGATGGGTTCAAGATTGTAGCAGTTTCCCTAGCTGCTATGTtagatacagtaaaacatggttatggcaaacatgcttataatgaattgacgcttacagcggaATGATTTTCTCTCCCCATGACTTTATAACATGTTgatgaatataacaaattacactTACAGAGAAGCAAAATTGCCCATCCttggcacttcgttataagcatgttttactgtatttaagTTGTATTGAGcactcagaaaaaaatataaaaaatatagcaGAGGTATCTTGATGGGTTCAAGATTGTAGCAGCTTTTTTAGCTGCTAggttggagagagagagagagagagagagagagagagatatatatatatatatatatatatatatatatatatatatatatatatatatatatataatattgaaaacGCTAATTTTAACAAGGTAGCTTCTTAGATCTTGAATGTAACACAGCCTTGATTCTGTTGCAGACTTTCCCTGCCCCACTGTGCTTCAACAAGGACACTGGAGGGTTTGAAGTGGTCACTGATGCCAAGAAAGAGCTAGCCAAACAGATCAAAGCTGCCATCCGGTCACAGCGAAGGACCCCTAAAATTTACGATGTCGTCAAACAACACAGCTTCTCCAACATCCCCCTCATCCCCATTGAGGAACCGGATGAACCGGAAAACCTGGAGATCAACACCAGTTTCACTGTCACTGTAAGTTTGTTTTGGGGGGAAACCTTTGTCCTATGTAGGCTTCACTGTAGAAGGTAAGGTTGATTTACAGAGGGTCTTACACATTGCTGTAAATCAATCAGTGGTTTATTTACTGGGAAATATTAATGCTGTAATTCTGTGTTGGCTATAAATATTATGAATCTGGTCAAAATTTGAACAGGATACTCTGTAAATTTGTGCCATGAGGTACTTCAGTTTATAAGTGACCACCCCCTAAATCTTGTTTGATCtggtttgaacattttaaaattcttcttacTGATTTGAATAAGGAGACTATATGATGGTAAATTATTGGAAGATTCAAATCATTACGGCCTTGTATTTCTTctaatctttattattatatatagtttagcaaaaaactgaatttgaAAGTATTCAATGagaatttgattaaatcataaaatgGATGTCCTTccttaaattatttgttttaaaaagctGATCACTGTGTTTGTTTCTTTTGCAGACTCTCAATAAAGAACAGGGAATACACTGGATTAAGGAGGAGAGACTACCAGCTTTCTTGGAGAGTGAGTACTACATGGAGTACAGACTCGGCAAGCTTATCTCACAGACCCGAATTCAGGGTGACAAGGGCCAGTTTGTGCTCATGTCTGTGGACTACAAGCCAAAGACTAAGATCAAGAGGAAGAAGTCAGTGGAAGAGGTCCCTCAGATTGACCCCAAGGAGCAGATGATGAAGGATATGTTTGTGTGCCTGGGAGAGACATCGACTACAGAAGCAGACGCCTGGTTCACCAGTGCTCAGATCACCCAGAACTCGGATACCACCTACTCCAATCTCGCTCGACCGAAGAGTGCTGAGATTGTGAGGCGACCCAACAGTGCCAGACCCGTCAGTGCCTACAGTGCTTTGGAGGGGTACCACCGATCAGAGAGTGGGATAGGGACATCTGTCAAAAGTTCTGTATATAGTGGTCATCATTCCAAAGcttctattgaaaatttggATGATGTGTATTCAAGCAAGCTGTTTGCTGTGGATGGAAAACCCATGATTCATAAACCTTCAGAATCGGTGTTTAGTGTAACGGAGGATTATtctaacaaaaaatcaaaacctTTTAGTTCTACTGTTTATACAACCCctaaaattgatcccatagaaGTTGACGATGAATCAGGTTTCGAAGCAACGGACACAGATTCCAATTCTTCCAAAGAAAGGCAGGATGATTTCCTGGATGAAGAACCAAGTGTACCTCAAGAGGAAGCACCATCTTCCTCCATGCCAGAAGACAGCCAACAAAGCATAGTGTTCAAAAACATTGATGACGTGGGAGCAGCTGTCGTAAGGGCTGTTCTGACCAAATCCATTGCTCAACTCAGCAACAGGAACGAGAAGGAAGTGATGAGAGACCCAGAGGTTGTCCGAAGGCTTCCAGAAACACAGCACACAGATCTGACAGTAGACATGTTGGACAGAATTACCCTTGACGAGAGACAGGAAGAAGAACAGCCAGAGGTAGTAGCAGAAGAAGACGAGGAGGAAGAGGAAGATATAGAGAAGGAGAAGGAGGAAGAAGAGAGTGATAATGATTCCCTGCTGGATAGTGAAGAGGATTATGAGGAGGGTGATACCTTCTTCAGGAAGCACAAGAACAGGACCTACTCTTTGAACAACAGGAAGGGAATCGAGCAGTTCAAAGGGTTCTTAGAGGGCACTGCCGGGGAGAAGAACTGGAGGCTGTGGATTGATATTGACAGGCTGGTGTGGATGAACAAACAGGAGAAAATAGACCCTCATGTCAAAAACATACAAATGCAACAGTAAGTTAACtggttgtatatttttattccCTTTTTGGTTCATAGAATTAATGTTTCTGAAAGATATACTATAGTTAATTAAAGTACAACTTTTGATATTGATACTGGTACATGTTTTCCATCAGTAATGACATTAAAGTTGGGTGGTAGAATTGGTGGGACAAGTTATGACCGCTAGCAAGGGGTGAGCATTGATCAAATATTTGTAGTGTGTCAAATTCTGTCTGTAATGGAGTTTAATTGGCATCATAGAATTCTATTTAGAGAGGAAAGTATGGACTTTACCTGTTAAAGTTCTGGTCCTAGGGCAGTTGAACTGGAGTACTTGTCTGATAAAGTGAATTGGTTctgttcaaaattgattttaattatcgaTCTTGTTCAAAATCCTCCTTGACCAGTTTTGCCCCTTGTTAAATAGAGTGTTAccgattgattttaaaacaaaggtGATTTATCATTGCAACTTGTTGGTATTCTAAAATAGGACACAAATACTTGTCTCACAGTCTGTCTTTAGCATACCAACAGTTAAAAGGGATTATAGGGCAAGGTTTATGTTGGAATAGTTTGGAATGTCAACTAATTCTGATGGGAGAGTGAAGGGGGTGCCAGATAGGGGTGGAGTTGTGTTTTAATGACAAAGATACAGGATAAatccttttcatttttttcaggcTTTAATTTTAAACTCTTAGTTTACTTGCAGTTAAAATTTCACTGTTGAGCTCCTTAGATTTCAGTGTGTTCTTTCACCTCATATACAAAAGTTAgacaaaatttacatgtaatgatatccatatataatatttaaaattctaacttattttaaatttgcttgAATTGATGCATATTTTTCTTCACTATATCAGAACTAAGCTCAGAAGCGTCTGAATGGAGACATTAATGAATCTCACCCCTActcaattttctttatattttaaccTAATTTAAGTAAACTTTGAAGATATGAGCGTCCTTAGTTACTGATCATCAAATTTACTGAACATTTCTGGATTAAAACCCAGACctttaaatgtttatacaatACGGTCGAGCTTTGAACACTTTAAAAAGGCCATACATAAAACTTAAGTGCATGTTTACTTTAAGCATGGCCTTCTTTGCCAACAGGGAATCTTTTTGACTGGCTTCATTGATATTTGAAAGTGAAGACATAAAATGAAAGGGCATATGATTATAATCAGGGAGcataacatttaaatttatcatacaAAAGTGACAGGTGCTATTCTAGTTTTGATCGAGTCCATTAGAGGGGATAGTTGTAACTGAAAACTTGTAATAAGTTTGTTGATAACTTGATGGAAAATGATTCCGATGTTTATATTAAATCGTAGTttgaatattgattttcaaaatgggtATAAATGTGAAAACTTGGTCGTGAATATTTCAaaagtttcaatttttaaaaattgattgaagTACCAGTATAAACATCCACAGTAAATGACTGACAGAGAGCAAATAGTCTTTTTAAATAGTTCATTGGAAATTGAGCTCTCCATTGATAGAAGTAAATTAACACAGATAATTGATTGATGTTCTGATTAATTCATAGGTTCCTCTCCCATATACGAGAGCAGTATCATAAGCAAGGTGCTCCGTATGAACTATCCTTTGAACAGAAACAAGAACTAGGACTCATTGAACCATCCTCATGGAATCTGGAGAAACTCAGTGATATACAGAACAAGATAGCTGAACCTCTGGTTCTATACTGGTTTGTTTTCTTCATTGCTTTCTTCAGTAAAatcatttatcaatttatcaagAGTagtatcatctataaaacaaaaaacaaaaacaataaaaagttCAATGCAAGCATTTgcaaaaggaaaagaaaatatCTATTCAAACAGGATTTTCTAAATCTATTGCAGGGCTTCaagattaaaaaagatataaattcttgatgaaatattttcctttttaattaaatattgcagGGCCCCAAGATTTTTGTTGAAACAAGCCCAGTACAAGAAACCAGAAGAGAACTACCTCTACCAGAATCTGAAGCAGGTGAAGGCTCAGGATAACAGCGTCAACCCCAGCCCCCACACCGCCACCCTACTGCCCCTCCGCCCCAAGTCATGTATGCCCCGGATACATCACTCAGTCAGCTTACAGGTAATCTTGGGGGCAATCCTGATGGACAGGTGGTTGTAGTAAAGAAACATATATTCTGGTGAAAGACAGAACTACAGTAGAATGAACcatctttcattttaaaaatgagtGTATCTTTTtctattgatacatgtataaccatcTTATAACAAACggttttatagatattttaCAATCTTGGATCTTAGTGCCCAGTATTTCaagatgattttttgttttcaagaCCAACAAATTTCTCATTGTATTTTGCAGCCCCCTGCAGTCAGACCCCCGATTTTAGCCGAGACTTCCCCGCCTGTGGGGATGAAGAGGGTGTACGCTCCCTCTGCCCTGCGCCCTCACTCCTCAAACTACAAGACAAGACAGGAGGAGAGAAGAAAGAGAATGTTGTCCTCTCAGTTCTCGGTGGACAAGTCAGCCAAACCTCGCATCAAAAGTGCTCCTAGGTACCGCTTCTTTTACGGTGTTCTCTTATTATCTACCAATATCaggtttgattaaaataaaggtGGTTTTCATTGAAATCTACATGTATGACCAGGGTACTTATCCTAACCAAATTAGGCTAAGTAACAATTTTATGTATCAATAGGTGTTGGAAATTTTAAACTCTtgagcatacatgtatgttaatgcTTCCTTTCAGTCGAACATCCTCTGGAGGCTCGGTGCGTCCATCCTCAGCAAGACCCTCTTCCTCAGTGAGACCTGCTTCCTCAGCAAGACCCTCCTCCTCGGCCAAGACGCCCCTGGGGTCGGAGATACCTGAGTCAGAAGTGAGATCCCGACCCTCCTCAGCAGGCTCAGATCGGGACTCGATGGCAAGCTCAATCAGTTCTACATTCCCGGGAGGAAGTAGGATGGATGCACTGCTAAAGGCTCTGTATCACGAGAGACAAGCAGGAGGGTTCTTCCAAAAGTACATAGACAGGAGTGGAAACAAGGTATATATCTATAACACATAAAGAATAACATACGGTAAAACCTTTGTGTATTTGACTTACTGTTTGTCATGTTTGTGTATTTAGATGTGGGTCAACTGCCTGAATTTCTGGACAGATGTTCAGGAATACCACCTTCTCTTCTATGCAGAAGTCATAGATCCTTACATTGTCCAAAAGAAAGCCAAGGTATAAAGTTATAAACAATATGAAAAGATATTAATGCAAAGCAAAAGCAATTTTTCTTAGAAAATTACTGTTACATTATATCTATTTGCAAAGAATATGAACTGACGGACTGACACTGTTATTACCCCTTTTGAAGAAAGAAGCAATAACTTTACTTGGTCCGgttcatttttgtaaacataaaataccCAGTACTTATATATGATATGAAGATAAAAGTTTTGATCATTTGTctgtttatgtatatataaaagtgGAACCTTAACTTAATCTTGTTATTGTCATTACTTGTAGAGTGTATAAAATGAAGATAAAAGTTTTGATCATTTGTTAACTTTAACTGCATGTCTTTTATCAACCGCTTATTTCACCTTTGACTGAATATTGATGAAGCCATGAACCATCTTCAGGTGATTTACTCTCGATACATTGTGGTGGGCGGCGACCGTAACATTGGCTGCAGCCACGAGGTCCGCTGTAGGATCTACCGCGCCCTCCAGCCCCCCTTTGAGGACCTGTTTGACGAGGCAGAGGAGTACTCCCTGACTGTCCTCTATGTCGCCTGGACTCAGATGATCAATGTCGACATGAAGACTTATGGAAAGGTGATTGCTGCttagttttcaaattaaatgattcctaatttttcacttttctaaaatattggttaccggtatattgaaatAAGTAATAAAATGGAGTCTTATGATGTTGTACTAATTGTATTTTGAACTTGGAGAAACTTATTATTTATACCTGTCTCTTGAACTTCCTTCCAGGTTGAACTAATAGAAGTCAAGAAGCATTTGGAGACTAGGTCTAAATATGTACTGAATCTGCAGAGGAAGGGACTTATCAAACAGGTAGGTGTCTAATGACAAGGGGAACAACTCTTGTCAAAGCAAAGATCCATTCTATCATTTAGTGGGAAGATCTTGTAGGAGACTTGCCAAATGTGTAAATAAATCTGTGATAAGACACTGATATCAATGCCCTCTATAGATAATTGATCAATAATTGATTTAGTTATAAGAATGGATTTAACATTAAAGCTACACAAGACATATACATAATGCAAAATGGATGCAGAATATTAAAACCAGTTTCTGTTCCTAaatttgttgaattattttGGAGCGTATCCTCTGCCATGGTTCTGTTTGAATTGTTGTTTGTTAGAAATAAGGATGGGGAAGGTAAATGTGATTCGGTGATTTACTTGCAGCGAGTGCTGACCCCTGACGATCCCATGGAGGGCTATGAAGATCCTGTATA
Coding sequences within it:
- the LOC128165464 gene encoding regulator of G-protein signaling 22-like isoform X10 — translated: MLSHIFFERQAHGTVLKDLRTGDYDFKEDFLATDDLFVDYFNAYLSLPTFPAPLCFNKDTGGFEVVTDAKKELAKQIKAAIRSQRRTPKIYDVVKQHSFSNIPLIPIEEPDEPENLEINTSFTVTTLNKEQGIHWIKEERLPAFLESEYYMEYRLGKLISQTRIQGDKGQFVLMSVDYKPKTKIKRKKSVEEVPQIDPKEQMMKDMFVCLGETSTTEADAWFTSAQITQNSDTTYSNLARPKSAEIVRRPNSARPVSAYSALEGYHRSESGIGTSVKSSVYSGHHSKASIENLDDVYSSKLFAVDGKPMIHKPSESVFSVTEDYSNKKSKPFSSTVYTTPKIDPIEVDDESGFEATDTDSNSSKERQDDFLDEEPSVPQEEAPSSSMPEDSQQSIVFKNIDDVGAAVVRAVLTKSIAQLSNRNEKEVMRDPEVVRRLPETQHTDLTVDMLDRITLDERQEEEQPEVVAEEDEEEEEDIEKEKEEEESDNDSLLDSEEDYEEGDTFFRKHKNRTYSLNNRKGIEQFKGFLEGTAGEKNWRLWIDIDRLVWMNKQEKIDPHVKNIQMQQFLSHIREQYHKQGAPYELSFEQKQELGLIEPSSWNLEKLSDIQNKIAEPLVLYWAPRFLLKQAQYKKPEENYLYQNLKQVKAQDNSVNPSPHTATLLPLRPKSCMPRIHHSVSLQPPAVRPPILAETSPPVGMKRVYAPSALRPHSSNYKTRQEERRKRMLSSQFSVDKSAKPRIKSAPSRTSSGGSVRPSSARPSSSVRPASSARPSSSAKTPLGSEIPESEVRSRPSSAGSDRDSMASSISSTFPGGSRMDALLKALYHERQAGGFFQKYIDRSGNKMWVNCLNFWTDVQEYHLLFYAEVIDPYIVQKKAKVIYSRYIVVGGDRNIGCSHEVRCRIYRALQPPFEDLFDEAEEYSLTVLYVAWTQMINVDMKTYGKVELIEVKKHLETRSKYVLNLQRKGLIKQRVLTPDDPMEGYEDPVYDETLLEKIPEEFRDFTLEKLVHNRIEVENFKLFLAENYASMDLLCWMDIEHFRRMPQTDEKKRDEKAKEIKNKYLNKKYFFGPNSPAGKEGQDKVMAAGGGYGKLLEDRPPNPVILEAQKYVRDRLEKKWLPLFLATPEFAERQKPKAGMDDVVDDVLVQKKKKSQSVMRLLDTKWQSSAKDVIIFRKCLLNPVTALQFRRYVSVKDISNKEDKLENDVLFWLEVQRFKDLYHVHCDDSVILAKVNSIIGCFIESTIPPSLQIDIPADLAEKIAERKYERSPYIFREAQLIVFRYLYQHWNDFINFRSNMADEKVLPTLERRRKHAKIKERQKQRELEEKAQKISPKARLEAERRAAEGLPPLGDEDEDDQFHDPFAMHRAPSQEDEDEGGHGGDTKDKISWSYSSYMAALHREDILNNTDESTFSSLMSDTGSVRGSESAEKESNAVTVQSTSTVTKKETKTEQTQTDKKKQGKVGFAEEPQKPETPIKGALKKKGKESPTGQKGSVGFSKMTPLDEEAEEETSKSVSKKVKVKTGTVSVKQ
- the LOC128165464 gene encoding regulator of G-protein signaling 22-like isoform X6 gives rise to the protein MDIVYINLDPEDVEYEDVEDFLATDDLFVDYFNAYLSLPTFPAPLCFNKDTGGFEVVTDAKKELAKQIKAAIRSQRRTPKIYDVVKQHSFSNIPLIPIEEPDEPENLEINTSFTVTTLNKEQGIHWIKEERLPAFLESEYYMEYRLGKLISQTRIQGDKGQFVLMSVDYKPKTKIKRKKSVEEVPQIDPKEQMMKDMFVCLGETSTTEADAWFTSAQITQNSDTTYSNLARPKSAEIVRRPNSARPVSAYSALEGYHRSESGIGTSVKSSVYSGHHSKASIENLDDVYSSKLFAVDGKPMIHKPSESVFSVTEDYSNKKSKPFSSTVYTTPKIDPIEVDDESGFEATDTDSNSSKERQDDFLDEEPSVPQEEAPSSSMPEDSQQSIVFKNIDDVGAAVVRAVLTKSIAQLSNRNEKEVMRDPEVVRRLPETQHTDLTVDMLDRITLDERQEEEQPEVVAEEDEEEEEDIEKEKEEEESDNDSLLDSEEDYEEGDTFFRKHKNRTYSLNNRKGIEQFKGFLEGTAGEKNWRLWIDIDRLVWMNKQEKIDPHVKNIQMQQFLSHIREQYHKQGAPYELSFEQKQELGLIEPSSWNLEKLSDIQNKIAEPLVLYWAPRFLLKQAQYKKPEENYLYQNLKQVKAQDNSVNPSPHTATLLPLRPKSCMPRIHHSVSLQPPAVRPPILAETSPPVGMKRVYAPSALRPHSSNYKTRQEERRKRMLSSQFSVDKSAKPRIKSAPSRTSSGGSVRPSSARPSSSVRPASSARPSSSAKTPLGSEIPESEVRSRPSSAGSDRDSMASSISSTFPGGSRMDALLKALYHERQAGGFFQKYIDRSGNKMWVNCLNFWTDVQEYHLLFYAEVIDPYIVQKKAKVIYSRYIVVGGDRNIGCSHEVRCRIYRALQPPFEDLFDEAEEYSLTVLYVAWTQMINVDMKTYGKVELIEVKKHLETRSKYVLNLQRKGLIKQRVLTPDDPMEGYEDPVYDETLLEKIPEEFRDFTLEKLVHNRIEVENFKLFLAENYASMDLLCWMDIEHFRRMPQTDEKKRDEKAKEIKNKYLNKKYFFGPNSPAGKEGQDKVMAAGGGYGKLLEDRPPNPVILEAQKYVRDRLEKKWLPLFLATPEFAERQKPKAGMDDVVDDVLVQKKKKSQSVMRLLDTKWQSSAKDVIIFRKCLLNPVTALQFRRYVSVKDISNKEDKLENDVLFWLEVQRFKDLYHVHCDDSVILAKVNSIIGCFIESTIPPSLQIDIPADLAEKIAERKYERSPYIFREAQLIVFRYLYQHWNDFINFRSNMADEKVLPTLERRRKHAKIKERQKQRELEEKAQKISPKARLQIIIHDRDKKWYTPFSRKYEAERRAAEGLPPLGDEDEDDQFHDPFAMHRAPSQEDEDEGGHGGDTKDKISWSYSSYMAALHREDILNNTDESTFSSLMSDTGSVRGSESAEKESNAVTVQSTSTVTKKETKTEQTQTDKKKQGKVGFAEEPQKPETPIKGALKKKGKESPTGQKGSVGFSKMTPLDEEAEEETSKSVSKKVKVKTGTVSVKQ